A stretch of the Streptomyces sp. NBC_00078 genome encodes the following:
- a CDS encoding zinc-dependent alcohol dehydrogenase family protein, whose amino-acid sequence MRATTIHAPYDMRVEDVPEPVAQLPTDAVVRVLRACICGSDLWAYRGEAARQPGQRIGHEFLGIVEETGSEVDSVRRGDLVVAPFMWSDGVCDHCREGLTTSCEHGGFWGAVGHDGGQGEAVRVPFADGTLVQLPKDAASDDHLLSSLLTLSDVLGTGHHAVLGAAARPGATVAVVGDGAVGLCAVLAARRLGAERIIALGRHQVRTDIARRFGATDVVAARGDEAVEAVRELTRGQGAHAVVEAVGTEQSMRTAVNITRDGGAIGFVGVPHGSATGLDLGVMFDRNIALRGGVAPVRAYIPELLPDVLDGTVDASPVFDMTVGLEGVPDGYKAMDERTALKVLVTN is encoded by the coding sequence ATGCGCGCCACCACCATCCACGCCCCGTACGACATGCGTGTGGAGGATGTGCCCGAGCCCGTGGCGCAGCTGCCCACCGACGCCGTGGTGCGGGTGCTGCGCGCCTGCATCTGCGGCAGCGACCTGTGGGCCTACCGCGGCGAGGCGGCCCGGCAGCCGGGGCAGCGGATCGGGCACGAGTTCCTCGGCATCGTCGAGGAGACCGGCTCCGAGGTGGACAGCGTGCGCCGTGGTGACCTCGTCGTCGCGCCCTTCATGTGGTCCGACGGCGTCTGCGACCACTGCCGCGAGGGCCTCACCACCTCCTGCGAGCACGGCGGCTTCTGGGGCGCCGTCGGACACGACGGTGGCCAGGGCGAGGCCGTACGCGTGCCGTTCGCCGACGGCACCCTCGTACAGCTCCCCAAGGACGCCGCCTCCGACGACCACCTGCTGTCCTCCCTGCTGACCCTCTCCGACGTGCTCGGTACCGGTCATCACGCGGTGCTCGGTGCGGCCGCCCGCCCGGGAGCCACGGTCGCCGTCGTCGGCGACGGAGCCGTCGGCCTGTGCGCGGTGCTCGCCGCCCGGCGCCTCGGCGCGGAGCGGATCATCGCGCTCGGCCGCCACCAGGTCCGCACGGACATCGCGCGCCGCTTCGGCGCCACCGACGTCGTCGCCGCACGCGGGGACGAGGCCGTCGAAGCCGTACGCGAGCTCACGCGTGGACAGGGCGCGCACGCGGTCGTCGAGGCCGTCGGTACGGAACAGTCCATGCGTACGGCGGTCAACATCACCCGCGACGGCGGCGCGATCGGCTTCGTCGGCGTCCCGCACGGCAGCGCCACCGGTCTTGACCTCGGCGTCATGTTCGACCGGAACATCGCGCTGCGCGGCGGCGTCGCACCGGTCCGCGCCTACATCCCGGAGCTGCTGCCCGATGTCCTGGACGGCACCGTCGACGCCTCGCCGGTCTTCGACATGACGGTCGGTCTGGAGGGCGTCCCCGACGGCTACAAGGCGATGGACGAGCGCACCGCACTCAAGGTGCTGGTGACCAACTGA
- a CDS encoding VIT family protein: protein MTQPTHDEAHGGSLGTRLNWLRAAVLGANDGIVSTAGLVVGVAGATDDRSALLTAGLAGLLAGSMSMAAGEYVSVSTQRDSEMAALALERRELREQPEAELEELTQLLQERGMSREVAREAAEQLTERDALRAHARVELGIDPDELTNPWHAAWASFLSFTVGALLPLLAIVLPPSDWRLWVTVVSVLAALVLTGWTSARLGSAAPGRAVLRNAVGGALAMGVTYAAGRLLGVAGV from the coding sequence GTGACGCAACCAACGCACGACGAGGCGCACGGGGGCTCGCTGGGCACGCGGCTGAACTGGCTGCGGGCGGCCGTCCTGGGCGCGAACGACGGCATCGTGTCCACCGCGGGTCTCGTCGTCGGCGTGGCCGGCGCGACGGACGACCGCTCGGCGCTGCTCACCGCGGGGCTCGCGGGCCTGCTGGCCGGGTCGATGTCGATGGCCGCGGGCGAGTACGTGTCCGTCTCCACCCAGCGGGACTCGGAGATGGCGGCCCTCGCCCTGGAGCGGCGGGAGCTGCGCGAGCAGCCGGAGGCCGAGCTGGAGGAGCTGACCCAGCTGCTCCAGGAGCGGGGGATGTCGCGCGAGGTGGCCAGGGAGGCAGCCGAGCAGCTGACGGAACGCGACGCGCTCAGGGCGCACGCGCGCGTGGAGCTCGGCATCGACCCCGACGAGCTGACCAATCCGTGGCACGCGGCGTGGGCGAGCTTCCTGTCGTTCACCGTGGGGGCGCTGCTGCCGCTGCTGGCGATCGTGCTGCCGCCGTCGGACTGGCGGCTGTGGGTCACGGTGGTGTCGGTGCTGGCCGCTCTCGTCCTCACCGGCTGGACCAGCGCACGGCTCGGCTCCGCGGCGCCCGGGCGGGCGGTCCTGCGGAATGCGGTGGGGGGAGCCCTGGCGATGGGGGTCACCTACGCGGCGGGGAGGCTGCTGGGGGTGGCCGGGGTCTGA
- a CDS encoding amidohydrolase family protein, whose product MTADDRYTVISADCHAGADLLDYKPYLERRHHDEFDVWAATYVNPYEDLLADTADKNWNSERRVAELEEDGIVAEVLFPNTIPPFFPSGSLMAPAPTAEEFERRWAGLRAHNRWLADFCAAAPGRRAGVFQILLNDVDAAVQEVRWAAEAGLKGGLMLPGTPPGSGLPELYSQSYDPLWAVCAELGVPVNHHAGSASPPLGDEPAARAVFMVETTWFSHRALWHLVFGGAFRRHPELKLVLTEQGSGWIPGVLDMLDYYHGRLVAATKATTAESKFGAGLAARMGKPPSEVWHDNCFVGASFMRPHEVPLRDRIGVDKIMWGSDYPHDEGTYPYSREGLRIAYAGVPREEVAAMIGGNAARVYGFDLDLLDPIAAKVGPAVAELAEPLAVPPADATSPAFAKGASVRVW is encoded by the coding sequence ATGACCGCAGACGACCGCTACACCGTCATTTCCGCCGACTGCCACGCGGGAGCCGACCTCCTGGACTACAAGCCGTACCTGGAACGGCGCCACCACGACGAGTTCGACGTGTGGGCGGCGACATACGTCAATCCGTACGAGGACCTGCTCGCCGACACCGCCGACAAGAACTGGAACTCCGAGCGCCGGGTGGCGGAGCTGGAGGAGGACGGCATCGTCGCCGAGGTCCTCTTCCCGAACACCATTCCGCCGTTCTTCCCGTCCGGCTCCCTGATGGCTCCCGCGCCCACCGCCGAGGAGTTCGAACGGCGCTGGGCCGGCCTGCGCGCCCACAACCGCTGGCTCGCGGACTTCTGCGCGGCGGCACCGGGCCGGCGGGCGGGCGTCTTCCAGATCCTCCTGAACGACGTGGACGCGGCCGTGCAGGAGGTCAGGTGGGCCGCCGAAGCGGGCCTCAAGGGCGGCCTGATGCTGCCGGGCACACCGCCGGGCTCCGGTCTGCCGGAGCTCTACTCGCAGTCGTACGACCCCCTCTGGGCGGTCTGTGCGGAGCTGGGCGTCCCCGTGAACCACCACGCGGGGTCGGCGTCCCCGCCGCTCGGCGACGAGCCGGCCGCCCGCGCGGTCTTCATGGTCGAGACGACCTGGTTCTCCCACCGCGCCCTGTGGCACCTGGTGTTCGGGGGCGCCTTCCGCCGCCACCCGGAGCTGAAGCTGGTGCTGACCGAGCAGGGCTCGGGCTGGATCCCCGGAGTGCTCGACATGCTGGACTACTACCACGGCCGCCTGGTCGCCGCGACGAAGGCGACCACCGCCGAGTCCAAATTCGGCGCCGGCCTGGCCGCCCGCATGGGCAAACCGCCCTCCGAGGTGTGGCACGACAACTGCTTCGTCGGCGCCAGCTTCATGCGCCCCCACGAGGTGCCCCTGCGGGACCGCATCGGCGTCGACAAGATCATGTGGGGCAGCGACTACCCGCACGACGAGGGGACGTACCCGTACTCCAGGGAGGGCCTGCGCATCGCGTACGCGGGCGTGCCGCGCGAGGAGGTCGCGGCCATGATCGGCGGCAACGCGGCCCGCGTGTACGGCTTCGACCTGGACCTGCTGGACCCGATCGCGGCAAAGGTGGGGCCGGCCGTGGCGGAGCTGGCCGAGCCGCTGGCAGTACCGCCGGCCGACGCGACGAGCCCGGCGTTCGCGAAGGGGGCGTCGGTGCGGGTGTGGTGA
- a CDS encoding amidohydrolase family protein, which translates to MTDQDPYLIISSDCHAGLPTEEYRPYLDARFHRDFEDFLAGRERRREEMTRLGIRNEAFAAKWFQDNEEGLRGGWDTARRLKELDGDGVAAEVVFPDADAVDSRTAAPFGVGLGLSGDQDPELGMAGAQAHNRWLADFVSEHPERHCGVALLPITAPTRRVVAEIHRARESGLRALMIPSMWVDKEPYHDRRYDPVWAAAAECGMPVVTHSGAAPRREYGDHLGIFVSEITWWPARPLWFLLWSGVLERHPGLKFGVAESGCWWLPNLLWFMDRLFLGAHGGKKLSPFQEVKRPPHEYLDRQLFICATNTKRRELAQRYEIGVDNILWGSDFPHPEGTWPDTRAWLRRTFHDIPVAETRRMLGLAAAEVFGFDVGELTPLARRIGPTPADLGQPDDQASVAASWARSREVGRHWLTDHDFPALGVDR; encoded by the coding sequence GTGACCGACCAGGACCCGTATCTGATCATCTCCTCCGACTGCCACGCCGGGCTGCCCACCGAGGAGTACCGGCCCTATCTGGACGCCCGTTTCCACCGGGACTTCGAAGACTTCCTCGCGGGGCGCGAGCGGCGCCGCGAGGAGATGACGCGGCTCGGCATCCGCAACGAGGCGTTCGCGGCGAAGTGGTTCCAGGACAACGAGGAGGGCCTGCGCGGGGGTTGGGACACCGCGCGGCGCCTGAAGGAACTCGACGGCGACGGGGTGGCCGCCGAGGTCGTCTTCCCGGACGCCGACGCCGTCGACAGCCGGACCGCCGCTCCCTTCGGCGTGGGCCTCGGCCTCTCCGGCGACCAGGACCCGGAGCTGGGCATGGCGGGCGCGCAGGCCCACAACCGCTGGCTGGCGGACTTCGTGTCGGAGCACCCCGAACGGCACTGCGGGGTCGCCCTGTTGCCGATCACGGCGCCGACGCGGCGGGTCGTGGCGGAGATCCACCGCGCCAGGGAGTCCGGCCTGCGCGCGCTGATGATTCCGTCCATGTGGGTCGACAAGGAGCCGTACCACGACCGCCGTTACGACCCGGTGTGGGCGGCGGCCGCCGAATGCGGAATGCCCGTGGTGACGCACTCGGGCGCGGCGCCGCGGCGCGAGTACGGCGACCACCTCGGGATCTTCGTCTCCGAGATCACCTGGTGGCCCGCCCGGCCGCTGTGGTTCCTCCTGTGGTCCGGCGTCCTCGAACGCCATCCGGGGCTGAAGTTCGGTGTGGCGGAGTCGGGTTGCTGGTGGCTGCCGAACCTCCTGTGGTTCATGGACCGCCTCTTCCTGGGCGCGCACGGCGGCAAGAAGCTGTCCCCCTTCCAGGAGGTGAAACGCCCGCCGCACGAGTACCTGGACCGCCAGCTCTTCATCTGCGCGACCAACACCAAGCGCCGTGAACTGGCCCAGCGTTACGAGATCGGCGTCGACAACATCCTCTGGGGCAGCGATTTCCCGCATCCCGAGGGCACCTGGCCCGACACGCGCGCGTGGCTGCGGCGCACCTTCCACGACATCCCGGTGGCCGAGACCCGCCGCATGCTGGGCCTGGCGGCTGCGGAGGTCTTCGGCTTCGACGTCGGCGAACTGACCCCGCTGGCCCGCCGCATCGGCCCCACACCGGCCGACCTCGGCCAGCCGGACGACCAGGCGTCCGTGGCGGCGTCCTGGGCGCGTTCGCGCGAGGTGGGCCGGCACTGGCTGACCGACCACGACTTTCCGGCCCTGGGAGTGGACCGATGA
- a CDS encoding SDR family NAD(P)-dependent oxidoreductase: MELMSGQVAVVTGAASGIGLAMARRFAAGGLKVVLADVEASALDKAAADLRAEGADVHARVADVGERQQVLDLAESVYDRYGAVHVLCNNAGVGSGAEGRMWEHEPNDWKWAFAVNVWGVFHGVQAFVPRMIKSGQPGHVVNTSSGDGGIAPLPTASVYAVTKAAVVTMTESLYAHLRAEHARVGASVLFPGPHMLRTGLWESHRNRPAWYAKERPRKTPYRSLGQWESAMRSAGREVRFTPVEEVADLVFDGIRADRFWLLPPSEHSDAQIRARAESMLDRTNPSYLEQFILD; this comes from the coding sequence ATGGAGCTGATGTCCGGACAGGTCGCCGTCGTCACCGGCGCGGCGAGCGGGATCGGGCTCGCGATGGCCCGGCGGTTCGCGGCCGGAGGCCTGAAGGTGGTCCTCGCCGACGTCGAGGCGAGCGCCCTGGACAAGGCCGCCGCGGACCTGCGTGCCGAGGGTGCCGACGTGCACGCGCGCGTGGCCGACGTCGGCGAGCGTCAACAGGTCCTGGACCTCGCGGAGTCGGTGTACGACAGGTACGGCGCCGTACACGTCCTGTGCAACAACGCCGGGGTCGGCTCGGGTGCCGAGGGCCGGATGTGGGAGCACGAGCCGAACGACTGGAAGTGGGCGTTCGCCGTCAATGTGTGGGGTGTCTTCCATGGCGTCCAGGCGTTCGTTCCACGGATGATCAAGTCGGGTCAACCCGGTCATGTCGTCAACACGTCCTCCGGCGACGGCGGTATCGCCCCGCTGCCCACGGCCTCCGTGTACGCCGTCACGAAGGCGGCCGTCGTGACCATGACCGAGTCCCTGTACGCCCATCTCCGAGCGGAGCACGCACGCGTGGGGGCGTCCGTGCTGTTCCCCGGGCCGCACATGCTGCGCACCGGCCTGTGGGAGTCGCACCGCAACAGACCCGCCTGGTACGCGAAGGAGAGGCCGCGCAAGACGCCGTACCGCAGCCTCGGCCAGTGGGAGTCCGCAATGCGCTCGGCGGGACGGGAAGTGCGCTTCACCCCCGTCGAGGAGGTCGCGGACCTCGTCTTCGACGGCATCCGGGCCGACCGCTTCTGGCTGCTGCCGCCCAGTGAGCACAGCGACGCCCAGATCCGCGCGCGGGCCGAGTCGATGCTCGACCGCACGAACCCGTCGTACCTCGAGCAATTCATCCTTGACTGA
- a CDS encoding acetoacetate decarboxylase family protein, translating into MARVRYGARTEAEIAAARTASARLPDIWSTGVAALWETDPDALAAVLPPPLKPTSRPLARVNISKVELPGYPLGAGSFAVAASHAGVDGWYPLVMPMTHERALTGGREVFGEPKKLGEVTLERDGLVVHASLARHSVAFVEVRGAVSEELPLPEPSRKTDFYFKFLPAVDGSGFDAGPVLVHCLREEKVRRLERVTGDVMLRESMYDPVADLPVRRLIGITIGEKTSGQRGKVVERVSAEALLPYIHQRYDDPRQILDAPPEGSA; encoded by the coding sequence ATGGCACGCGTACGGTACGGCGCACGGACCGAGGCGGAGATCGCCGCCGCGCGCACAGCGAGCGCACGGCTTCCCGACATCTGGTCCACCGGTGTGGCGGCCCTCTGGGAGACCGACCCGGACGCCCTCGCGGCGGTCCTGCCGCCGCCCCTGAAACCCACGAGCCGGCCTCTGGCCCGGGTGAACATCAGCAAGGTCGAGCTGCCCGGATACCCGCTCGGTGCGGGCTCGTTCGCGGTCGCCGCCTCGCACGCCGGCGTCGACGGCTGGTATCCGCTCGTCATGCCGATGACCCACGAGCGGGCCCTCACCGGCGGCCGCGAGGTCTTCGGGGAGCCCAAGAAGCTCGGCGAGGTGACTCTTGAGCGTGACGGCCTCGTCGTCCACGCCTCGCTCGCCCGGCACTCCGTCGCCTTCGTCGAGGTGCGCGGCGCGGTGAGCGAGGAACTGCCGCTGCCGGAGCCGAGCCGGAAGACCGACTTCTACTTCAAGTTCCTTCCCGCGGTGGACGGTTCGGGCTTCGACGCCGGCCCGGTGCTCGTGCACTGCCTGCGCGAGGAGAAGGTGCGCCGGCTGGAGCGCGTCACCGGGGACGTCATGCTGCGCGAGTCCATGTACGACCCGGTGGCCGACCTGCCGGTCCGTCGCCTGATCGGCATCACGATCGGCGAGAAGACGAGCGGCCAACGCGGCAAGGTCGTCGAACGGGTGAGCGCCGAGGCCCTGTTGCCGTACATCCACCAGCGTTACGACGATCCGCGGCAGATCCTCGACGCGCCGCCCGAGGGGAGTGCCTGA
- a CDS encoding DEDDh family exonuclease, whose amino-acid sequence MLEDLTTAASSPTTWPAAYPQGYAVVDVETTGLARDDRIISAGVYRLDARGEVEDHWYTTVNPERDPGPVWIHGLTSEALEGAPLFQDIAEEFATRLDGRVLVAHNAVFDWQMIAREYARAKREAPVRQRLCTIALSKELALPLPNHKLESLAAHFGVVQQRAHHALDDARVLAEAFRPSLRAAAARGVRLPLLECRPLTEWSDRPVPRQSGGGYDGYRPTSWRPSRKRPACPHPNPGRYEDGKPLKQGMRVAFSGDTSVERDLLEDRAVEAGLHVATSLSRLTSLLVTNDPDSTTSKVVKARQFGTPVVDEAAFGQLLRDVEPADG is encoded by the coding sequence ATGCTCGAAGACCTGACGACCGCCGCGTCCTCCCCGACGACGTGGCCGGCCGCGTATCCGCAGGGATACGCGGTCGTTGACGTGGAGACCACCGGCCTGGCGCGGGACGACCGGATAATCTCCGCGGGCGTCTACCGGCTGGACGCACGCGGCGAGGTCGAGGACCACTGGTACACCACGGTCAATCCGGAGCGGGACCCGGGGCCGGTGTGGATCCACGGTCTGACGAGCGAGGCGCTGGAGGGCGCGCCCCTCTTCCAGGACATCGCCGAGGAGTTCGCGACCCGGCTGGACGGCCGGGTGCTCGTCGCGCACAACGCCGTCTTCGACTGGCAGATGATCGCGCGGGAGTACGCGCGCGCGAAGCGCGAGGCACCGGTGCGGCAGCGGCTGTGCACCATCGCGCTCTCCAAGGAGCTGGCCCTGCCGCTGCCCAACCACAAGCTGGAGTCGCTGGCCGCCCACTTCGGCGTCGTACAGCAGCGCGCGCACCACGCGCTGGACGACGCGCGCGTGCTGGCGGAGGCGTTCCGGCCGAGCCTGAGGGCCGCGGCGGCGCGGGGCGTACGGCTGCCGCTGCTGGAGTGCCGGCCGCTGACGGAGTGGAGCGACCGGCCGGTGCCGCGCCAGTCCGGCGGCGGCTACGACGGCTATCGGCCGACCAGTTGGCGCCCTTCCCGTAAAAGGCCCGCATGCCCCCATCCCAACCCAGGCCGTTACGAAGACGGCAAACCCCTCAAGCAGGGCATGCGGGTGGCCTTCTCCGGAGACACCTCGGTCGAGCGCGACCTGCTGGAGGACCGCGCCGTCGAGGCCGGGCTGCATGTCGCGACGAGCCTGTCCCGGCTGACCAGCCTGCTCGTCACGAACGACCCGGACTCGACCACGTCGAAGGTCGTCAAGGCCCGGCAGTTCGGCACCCCGGTGGTGGACGAGGCGGCGTTCGGGCAGTTGCTCAGGGACGTGGAGCCCGCGGACGGGTGA
- a CDS encoding SURF1 family protein, translated as MYRFLLSRQWVILTLIALVLIPTMIRLGIWQKHRYEMRTARNDLVSSALHAKPVPVQRLTSPGHAVTSTEKYRTITATGTFDTAREVVVRRRTNDDDEVGFHVLTPLVLTDGKVVLVNRGWIPANGAQTAFPKIPAPPAGKVTIEGRLKADETTATSGIKEIKGLPARQIMLINSEEQARRLGAEVLGGYVEQTAPEAKGDSPEQISDPGSEDAPLNYAYMIQWWLFAAGVPVGWWVLVRRELRDRAEAAASEQAEAAEPATV; from the coding sequence GTGTACCGCTTCCTGTTGTCCCGGCAGTGGGTGATCCTCACCCTGATCGCCCTTGTCCTGATCCCCACGATGATCAGGCTGGGCATCTGGCAGAAGCACCGCTACGAGATGCGGACCGCCCGCAACGACCTCGTCTCCTCGGCGCTGCACGCGAAGCCGGTCCCCGTGCAGCGGCTGACCTCCCCCGGGCATGCGGTCACCAGCACCGAGAAGTACCGCACCATCACCGCGACGGGCACCTTCGACACCGCCCGCGAGGTCGTCGTCCGGCGCCGCACCAACGACGACGACGAGGTCGGCTTCCACGTCCTCACCCCGCTCGTCCTGACGGACGGCAAGGTGGTGCTCGTCAACCGTGGCTGGATCCCGGCCAACGGCGCGCAGACCGCCTTCCCGAAGATCCCCGCGCCCCCGGCCGGCAAGGTCACCATCGAGGGGCGGCTGAAGGCCGACGAGACCACCGCGACGAGCGGCATCAAGGAGATCAAGGGGCTGCCGGCCCGGCAGATCATGCTGATCAACAGCGAGGAGCAGGCGCGGCGGCTCGGCGCCGAGGTCCTCGGCGGCTACGTCGAGCAGACGGCACCCGAGGCGAAGGGCGACAGCCCCGAGCAGATCTCGGATCCCGGCAGCGAGGACGCACCGCTGAACTACGCGTACATGATCCAGTGGTGGCTGTTCGCCGCGGGCGTCCCCGTGGGCTGGTGGGTCCTGGTGCGACGCGAACTCCGCGACCGGGCGGAAGCCGCAGCCAGTGAGCAGGCGGAGGCAGCGGAACCGGCGACGGTGTAG
- a CDS encoding glycoside hydrolase family 15 protein, whose product MHPRIEDYALIGDEQTAALVGRDGSVDWLCLPRFDSAACFARLLGDEGDGHWRIAPKGADGPCTRRAYRPDTLVLDTEWETDEGAVRVSDLMPQRERAPEVVRVVEGLRGRVTVRSTLRLRFDYGSIVPWMRRSGEHRVAVAGPDSVWLRSDPAVHTWGEDLATHSEFTVEEGEKVAFVLTWHPSYRQRPPQMDPYEALRASVADWQAWASQCHYHGPHRDAVMRSLITLKALTYAPTGGIVAAPTTSLPEELGGVRNWDYRYCWLRDSTFTLDALLTCGYHQEAEAWRNWLLRAVAGDPADLQIMYGLAGERRLPESELPWLSGFAGSTPVRIGNEAVNQLQLDVYGEVMDSLSLSRSSGLSTKPHMWSIQAALMKWLQSEWRQPDEGLWEVRGGRRHFVHSKVMVWVAADRAVRALEENPRLEGDLDGWRALRDEVHREVCEKGFDRERNTFTQYYGSRELDAALLLIPRVGFLPPDDSRVLGTIDAVREELSHGGFLRRYSTDETTIDGLSGEEGTFLVCSFWLAVGLHKTGRKKEARELFERLLGLANDVGLLSEEYDPVGDRLLGNFPQAFSHVGLVHTALALFGDDEAG is encoded by the coding sequence GTGCACCCCCGTATCGAGGATTACGCTCTCATCGGCGACGAGCAGACCGCGGCCCTGGTCGGCCGGGACGGCTCCGTCGACTGGCTCTGCCTGCCGCGCTTCGACTCGGCGGCCTGCTTCGCCCGGTTGCTCGGCGACGAGGGCGACGGCCACTGGCGCATCGCCCCCAAAGGCGCCGACGGTCCCTGCACCCGCCGGGCCTACCGCCCCGACACCCTCGTCCTGGACACCGAGTGGGAGACGGACGAGGGCGCGGTGCGCGTGAGCGACCTGATGCCGCAGCGCGAACGCGCCCCCGAGGTCGTACGAGTCGTCGAGGGCCTGCGTGGCAGGGTGACCGTCCGCAGCACACTGCGCCTGCGCTTCGACTACGGGTCGATCGTGCCGTGGATGCGCAGGTCCGGCGAGCACCGGGTGGCCGTCGCCGGCCCGGACTCGGTCTGGCTGCGCAGCGACCCCGCGGTGCACACCTGGGGCGAGGACCTCGCCACGCACTCGGAGTTCACGGTCGAGGAGGGCGAGAAGGTCGCGTTCGTCCTCACCTGGCACCCCTCCTACCGTCAGCGTCCGCCGCAGATGGATCCGTACGAGGCGCTGCGCGCCAGCGTCGCGGACTGGCAGGCATGGGCGTCCCAGTGCCACTACCACGGTCCTCACCGGGACGCCGTGATGCGCTCCCTGATCACCCTCAAGGCTCTCACCTACGCGCCGACCGGCGGCATCGTCGCCGCCCCCACCACCTCCCTGCCCGAGGAGCTCGGCGGGGTGCGCAACTGGGACTACCGCTACTGCTGGCTGCGCGACTCCACCTTCACCCTGGACGCGCTCCTGACCTGCGGCTACCACCAGGAGGCCGAGGCCTGGCGGAACTGGCTGCTGCGCGCGGTCGCGGGTGATCCGGCCGACCTGCAGATCATGTACGGCCTGGCGGGCGAGCGACGGCTGCCCGAGTCCGAACTGCCGTGGCTTTCCGGCTTCGCGGGGTCGACACCCGTACGCATCGGCAACGAGGCCGTGAACCAGCTGCAGCTGGACGTGTACGGCGAGGTCATGGACTCGCTGTCACTGTCCCGGAGTTCGGGCCTGTCCACCAAACCGCACATGTGGTCGATCCAGGCCGCGCTGATGAAGTGGCTGCAGTCCGAGTGGCGACAGCCCGACGAGGGGCTGTGGGAGGTACGCGGCGGCCGACGTCACTTCGTCCACTCCAAGGTCATGGTGTGGGTGGCCGCGGACCGTGCCGTACGCGCGCTGGAGGAGAACCCGCGCCTTGAGGGCGATCTCGACGGCTGGCGCGCCCTGCGCGACGAGGTCCACCGCGAAGTGTGCGAGAAGGGCTTCGACCGCGAGCGGAACACCTTCACGCAGTACTACGGCTCCCGCGAACTGGACGCCGCGCTCCTTCTCATCCCGCGCGTCGGCTTCCTCCCGCCCGACGACTCCCGCGTGCTCGGCACCATCGACGCCGTCCGCGAAGAGCTGAGCCACGGCGGCTTCCTGCGCCGCTACAGCACCGACGAGACGACGATCGACGGGCTGTCCGGCGAGGAGGGCACCTTCCTGGTCTGCTCGTTCTGGCTCGCGGTCGGACTGCACAAGACGGGCCGGAAGAAGGAGGCACGGGAACTGTTCGAACGGCTGCTGGGGCTCGCCAACGACGTGGGCCTGCTGTCCGAGGAGTACGACCCCGTGGGCGACCGTCTGCTCGGCAACTTCCCGCAGGCCTTCAGTCACGTCGGTCTGGTGCACACCGCCCTCGCCCTCTTCGGGGACGACGAGGCAGGATAA
- a CDS encoding SDR family oxidoreductase: protein MDLGLKDRVYVVTGATRGLGHATARELVADGAKVVVTGRDEKRVADAAAALGPNAAGVAVDNADTDAAARLVEAARQRFGGFDGILISVGGPAPGFVADNTDEQWQSAFESVFLGAVRLARTAAAELEAGGVIGFVLSGSVHEPIPGLTISNGLRPGLAGFAKSISDELGPRGIRVVGLLPARIDTDRVRELDALSADPEATRAAHESRIPLRRYGLPEEFGRTAAFLLSPAASYLTGIMVPVDGGMRHGF from the coding sequence ATGGATCTTGGACTGAAGGACCGGGTGTACGTCGTCACCGGAGCCACGCGCGGCCTCGGCCACGCCACCGCGCGCGAACTCGTCGCGGACGGCGCGAAGGTGGTCGTCACGGGGCGGGACGAGAAGCGGGTCGCCGACGCGGCGGCCGCGCTGGGACCGAACGCGGCCGGGGTGGCCGTCGACAACGCGGACACCGACGCGGCCGCGCGGCTCGTCGAGGCGGCGCGGCAGCGGTTCGGCGGCTTCGACGGCATCCTCATCAGCGTGGGCGGGCCCGCACCCGGATTCGTCGCGGACAACACGGACGAGCAGTGGCAGTCGGCGTTCGAGTCGGTGTTCCTGGGAGCGGTCCGGCTGGCGCGGACGGCGGCCGCGGAACTCGAGGCCGGGGGTGTGATCGGGTTCGTGCTGTCCGGGTCGGTGCACGAGCCGATTCCGGGACTGACCATTTCGAACGGGCTGCGGCCGGGCCTGGCCGGGTTCGCCAAATCGATCTCGGACGAACTGGGACCGCGGGGAATCCGGGTCGTCGGGCTGCTGCCGGCCCGTATCGACACGGACCGGGTGCGCGAACTGGACGCTCTGTCCGCCGACCCCGAGGCCACACGGGCGGCCCATGAGTCCCGCATTCCGCTGCGGCGCTACGGGCTGCCGGAGGAGTTCGGGCGGACGGCCGCCTTCCTGTTGTCACCGGCCGCTTCCTATCTGACGGGCATCATGGTCCCGGTCGACGGCGGTATGCGGCACGGGTTCTGA